One genomic region from Phorcysia thermohydrogeniphila encodes:
- a CDS encoding cytochrome c3 family protein → MRRVLLLGGIILLFGCIEGGVLNKDLVYKNEKGDVVFSHVYHVKVKKQRCSYCHPKLFKKRFGTTKFTMQDIWEGKFCGACHNGVKAFDAKKQENCSRCHRGKTTEEVRK, encoded by the coding sequence ATGAGGAGAGTTCTCTTATTGGGAGGAATAATCCTCCTCTTTGGGTGTATAGAAGGAGGCGTTTTAAACAAGGATCTTGTGTATAAAAACGAAAAAGGAGACGTTGTCTTTAGTCACGTTTACCATGTGAAAGTGAAAAAGCAGAGGTGTTCCTATTGCCACCCAAAGCTCTTTAAGAAAAGGTTTGGGACTACCAAGTTTACGATGCAGGATATCTGGGAAGGCAAGTTCTGTGGGGCTTGCCATAACGGAGTGAAAGCCTTTGATGCTAAGAAGCAGGAGAACTGCTCAAGGTGTCACCGTGGGAAAACAACGGAAGAGGTGAGAAAGTAA